CCTGCTGACCGTCCTCGGGCGTCAGTGGGCCTGTCACCGCCGCCAGTCCGTCCAGCGTCGTACCCGCGGACTTCGTCAGGCCGGGGAGGTCCTTTCGCATCAGGGCCGCCACGGCGGAGGCGTCGTCCAGGAGGCGGGCTCCCTTGCCTCCGGGCTGCATGGACTCCTTGGCCAGCTGCGCGAGCTGCCTCAGGTCCTTCGACGCCGCTGACAGCTCCGTGGCCAGGACCTTCACGTTGCCCTTGTTCTCCGTCAGGACCTCGTCCAACGTCTTCGCCAACCTCGATACGTTGGCGGCCAGGCCAGTCACGGCCTCCGGGTCCTTCTCCAGCATGTCCGACAGCAGCGTCACGAACTTGGAGAGCTGCTCCGACAGCAGGTCCAGTCGCGGCGCATCCACGCCCCGGAGCGCTTCTTTCTCCGGCAGCGGCGCGTCCGCGTTTCCCGGGTTCAACTCCAGATAGGGCTCACCCAGCAGGCCCACCGTTCCCACCGTCACCCTGGCGTCCTTGCGCAGGGCGCCCCTCGCCGCAGGCTCCACGGACAGGTCCATGCGGACGGGGAGGGGGAGGCCCTTCGCGTCCCTTCGGTCCGCCAGGAGATGGATGGTGTCCACCTTGCCCACCTGGACGCCTCCCAGCTTCACCGGGGCTCCCTGCACCACGTTGCCCGTGTGCGCGAAGTCCACCTCCAGCTTGGCGCCTCGGCCCAGCGTCAGCTCTCCCATCAACCAGAGCAATACCAGCACTCCCACCAGCGCCGCGAGCACCAGCGCTCCGACCTTCAACTCCAGCCGTTGCTCATCCATCCGTCGCGCCCTCCATGAACGGCGCTGTCAGCGTTCGCAGCTCCGGGGCAGGGGACTCCAGGAAGCCCTCCGGGCTGCCCAGGTACGCGCTGCGCCCCTTCGCCACCACCAGCACCCGGTCCGCGATGCCTCTCAACTGCCGGTAGTCGTGCGACACCACCAACGCCCCAAGGCCCTGCTCCTTCAACGACGCCAACACCGCCTCCACCTGCATCGCCGCCCTCCGGTCCAACCCCGTCGTCGGCTCGTCCAACAGCAGGTAGCGCGGCTTGAGCACCAGCGCCCTCGCGATGGCCGCCCGCTTCTTCGCCCCGGGCCCCAGCTCCGGCGGCAGCCGGTCCGCCCATTCCTTCAGGCCTACCTTCTCCAGCGCCGTCTCCACGGCTTCCTCCGGGGCGCTCGGATCCGCGAGGCGCACGTTCTCCCTCAGCGTCCTCCAGTCCAGCAGCGCGGGGCCCTGCACCAGGTACGGAGCCCTGCGGCGCAGGGGCACCAGTGTCCTCTCCGGCTGCGTGTCCACCCGCTCCCCGAACAGCGTCACCTTGCCGGCTTCGGGCTTCAGCAGGCCCACCGCCAGCCGGCACAGCACGCTCTTGCCGGAGCCGCTCGCTCCCGCGATGAACGTCAGCTCCTTCGTGGAGACCTGCGCGCTCAGGCCGTCCAGGACGCGGCGGCCCTGCTCGAAGGCAATCGCCACATCTTCAAAGACCAGCGTGTCCGGACCGGTGTCACTCACAGGCGCACGAACTGGAACGCAAGCGACACCGTCAGGTCAATCAACAGACATCCCAGACTGGCTGCCACCACGCCGTCCGTCGTGGCCTCGCCCACCGCCTCCGCTCCGCCCCGGGCGTTCAACCCCGCCACCGCCGCCGCGAGCGGGATGTACAGCCCGCAGGCCACGACCTTCAGCCCTCCGACGAGCACGTCCCACCCATCCACGTACCTCGCGTCCATGAACGCCCGGCCGTCGATGTTCAACGCCACGCTCGCCACCAGCACCGCTGACGCCGTCGCCGCGATGGTCCCCAGCACGCTCAGGAGCGGCACTCCGACCAACCCCGCCACCACCCGGGGCGCCACGAGGTCCGCGTAGGGATCCCCCGCGGACATCTCCAGCGCCTCCACCTGTTCATTCACACTCATCGTGGCCAGCTCCGCGGAGTGGCTCGCGCCCG
The sequence above is a segment of the Corallococcus exiguus genome. Coding sequences within it:
- a CDS encoding MlaD family protein, giving the protein MDEQRLELKVGALVLAALVGVLVLLWLMGELTLGRGAKLEVDFAHTGNVVQGAPVKLGGVQVGKVDTIHLLADRRDAKGLPLPVRMDLSVEPAARGALRKDARVTVGTVGLLGEPYLELNPGNADAPLPEKEALRGVDAPRLDLLSEQLSKFVTLLSDMLEKDPEAVTGLAANVSRLAKTLDEVLTENKGNVKVLATELSAASKDLRQLAQLAKESMQPGGKGARLLDDASAVAALMRKDLPGLTKSAGTTLDGLAAVTGPLTPEDGQQVKLALQRFTAAAGQLEQIATKADRILGQLDSGQGTGGALLKDPALYDELKTLVTDLRKHPWKILWKD
- a CDS encoding ATP-binding cassette domain-containing protein, with the translated sequence MSDTGPDTLVFEDVAIAFEQGRRVLDGLSAQVSTKELTFIAGASGSGKSVLCRLAVGLLKPEAGKVTLFGERVDTQPERTLVPLRRRAPYLVQGPALLDWRTLRENVRLADPSAPEEAVETALEKVGLKEWADRLPPELGPGAKKRAAIARALVLKPRYLLLDEPTTGLDRRAAMQVEAVLASLKEQGLGALVVSHDYRQLRGIADRVLVVAKGRSAYLGSPEGFLESPAPELRTLTAPFMEGATDG
- a CDS encoding MlaE family ABC transporter permease, which translates into the protein MKRVLLFFGAPGVMLARTVRAGAREGIPWRETLAQVHELGGRSVWLVMSGMAFFGAVLVMIANAQAKKLIGNVAVLGPAYFEMLVRELGPAVSALLTASRAGASHSAELATMSVNEQVEALEMSAGDPYADLVAPRVVAGLVGVPLLSVLGTIAATASAVLVASVALNIDGRAFMDARYVDGWDVLVGGLKVVACGLYIPLAAAVAGLNARGGAEAVGEATTDGVVAASLGCLLIDLTVSLAFQFVRL